CCGCCCCGGCGCCGCCCGCGTGCTCGCGGTCGAGGCGCAGCACGGCGATGCGGCGCAGGTACCGCTCGGAGAGGTCGCCGCGCAGACCGGCGGGACGGTTCTCGGCGTCGTGCGTGCCGACGTAGAAGTCCCACGCACGGCGCAGTTCGTTCTGCTGGGTGTGGCTCGGCAGCGGGTTCCCGTCGATGGCGCGGCCGTCGAGCGCCGACAGGTCGTACCAGCCGGTCTCGCGGCTGATGCCGTCCGGGGACCGGACCAGGGCGCGGACCTGGACCCCGATGTTCTGCTGGAGCGGGTTGGGCGCGAAGAGCTTCCAGTTCTGCTCGAACTCGGGGTAGATCCACTCGTCGATCACCCGGCCGTGCTGCTTGGTCACCGTGTTCGACGGCGCGACGTGCAGGAACACCATGCCGAGGTGCACACAGGAGGCGACGGCGACCACGGCGAGGGCGAAGGCGGCGGCGATCTGATAGCGGAGGGAGAGGGCGGCCAGGCCCGCGGGCCTCGGCCCGTCGTCCGGGTCGGGGTCCGGGTAGGGGTCCGGGTCCGGGAGGGCGTCGTGGGTCCGTGGACGATCCCGGGGAGAGGGCCCATCCGGCCCGGCGTCGTCCGCCGTCGACAGATCGGGGAAGGACATGCGGCCGTCGCGGCCGGGCGCTCCCTGGTCGGGCACGGCACCACCGGGCGCCCAGCCGCCCGGAGAGGGA
The window above is part of the Streptomyces sp. NBC_01428 genome. Proteins encoded here:
- a CDS encoding DUF5819 family protein, with product MPDRVPPDQAGTGGAGPEHAGSEHAGSGGASPDRQDVPGHAGLDRADDPAGSDPAGSDQAGLDRTDGPSGSEPAGNEADHAGADPADLDPSASDDQPSDGGATGPAIPGRRRPSPGGWAPGGAVPDQGAPGRDGRMSFPDLSTADDAGPDGPSPRDRPRTHDALPDPDPYPDPDPDDGPRPAGLAALSLRYQIAAAFALAVVAVASCVHLGMVFLHVAPSNTVTKQHGRVIDEWIYPEFEQNWKLFAPNPLQQNIGVQVRALVRSPDGISRETGWYDLSALDGRAIDGNPLPSHTQQNELRRAWDFYVGTHDAENRPAGLRGDLSERYLRRIAVLRLDREHAGGAGAAVERVQFRSRTTDVQPPRWSDEKVSDRPVVRELPWWPVPAADRAGGLTEASAR